In uncultured Bacteroides sp., one genomic interval encodes:
- a CDS encoding ABC transporter permease: METKQKKYTSLGQVMKRECKRLVSRPLYLFCMVIAPMFCYIFFTTLMGSGLPTDLPIGAVDLDNSSTSRSILRNLDAFEQTNIVARYESFDDARIAMQRGDIYGFFYIPEDLASKAISGRLPRISFYTNNSYLIAGSLLFKDMKMMSELAGGALSRATLYAKGATEEQAIAILQPIVIDTHPLNNPWLNYSVYLCNTLVPGILMILIFMTTVYSIGVEIKDRTAREWLRLGNNSIYISLAGKLIPQTIVFFVMSIFYNTYLYGYLHFPCNSGILPMIFASLLLVLASQACGVVMIGTFPTLRLGLSFASLWGVISFSISGFSFPVMAMHPVLQGLSNLFPLRHYFLIYVDQALNGYSMVYSWTNYTALLLFIMLPFAVMQRLKSALIYYKYMP, from the coding sequence ATGGAAACAAAACAAAAGAAATATACCAGTCTGGGGCAAGTCATGAAACGTGAATGTAAGCGTTTGGTGTCGCGCCCGCTTTATCTCTTTTGTATGGTCATAGCACCCATGTTCTGCTATATTTTCTTTACTACATTAATGGGATCCGGACTTCCCACAGATCTCCCAATTGGAGCTGTTGATTTAGACAACTCGTCAACATCCCGCTCTATTCTTAGAAATCTGGATGCTTTCGAACAAACGAATATTGTTGCCAGATATGAAAGTTTTGATGATGCAAGAATAGCCATGCAACGAGGAGATATTTACGGATTCTTTTATATTCCTGAAGATTTAGCCTCAAAAGCAATAAGCGGTCGCCTACCTAGAATATCATTTTATACAAACAATTCTTATCTGATTGCAGGTTCTTTGCTTTTCAAAGACATGAAAATGATGTCAGAACTAGCTGGCGGTGCCTTATCGCGTGCTACACTTTATGCTAAGGGTGCTACCGAAGAACAAGCCATTGCAATTTTACAACCAATAGTTATTGACACCCATCCACTTAATAATCCATGGCTCAATTACTCTGTTTATTTGTGCAATACACTTGTTCCGGGAATATTGATGATACTCATATTTATGACAACAGTCTATTCTATTGGAGTTGAGATTAAGGATAGAACCGCCAGAGAATGGTTAAGATTAGGCAATAACTCTATCTATATATCATTAGCAGGAAAGCTGATACCACAAACAATAGTATTCTTTGTGATGAGTATCTTTTATAATACCTATCTCTACGGATATTTGCATTTTCCTTGCAATAGTGGTATTTTACCAATGATTTTTGCGTCTTTGCTTCTGGTTCTTGCATCGCAAGCCTGCGGAGTAGTAATGATCGGTACTTTTCCCACATTGCGTCTGGGACTGAGCTTTGCCTCACTTTGGGGAGTTATTTCCTTCTCTATTTCAGGATTCTCATTTCCAGTAATGGCCATGCATCCAGTACTTCAAGGTCTATCAAATCTATTTCCATTAAGACATTATTTCTTAATTTACGTAGATCAGGCACTTAATGGATATAGTATGGTATATTCCTGGACAAACTACACAGCATTACTGCTATTTATTATGTTACCATTTGCTGTAATGCAAAGACTAAAGAGTGCTTTAATTTATTATAAATATATGCCATAA
- a CDS encoding ABC transporter permease: MKEATFKDKISEGIHDLFYIWKREFQTTFRDQGVLIFFILVPLMYPLLYGFIYTNEVVREVPVIVVDDSHSSLSREFIRKVDATADVEIKTYCSNMEEAKQLMKERKAYGLIYVPSNFSKDIALGKQTKVSIYCDMSGLLYYKGILLSATAVSLDMNKNIKISRAGNTTNRQDEITAHPIDYDNVALFNPQNGFAAFLIPAVLILLIQQTLLLGIGLSAGTAREHNRFKDLVPINRHYNGTLRIVMGKGLSYFMVYSIISVYVLCVVPRIFNLNQIGQPDALTLFMLPYLAACIFFAMTASIAIRNRETCMLIFVFTSVPLLFISGISWPGAAIPTFWKYVSYIFPSTFGINGFVRINNMGASLNEISTEYKALWIQAGVYFLTTCWVYRWQILRSRKHVLDRYKEMKAKQQLSSREITD, from the coding sequence ATGAAAGAAGCAACTTTCAAAGATAAGATATCAGAAGGAATTCATGACCTTTTTTATATATGGAAAAGGGAATTCCAGACAACTTTCAGAGATCAGGGAGTTTTGATCTTTTTCATTCTTGTGCCGCTTATGTATCCACTATTATATGGATTCATATATACAAATGAAGTAGTAAGGGAAGTTCCGGTTATAGTTGTTGATGACTCTCATTCTTCATTGAGCCGTGAATTTATACGAAAAGTTGACGCTACTGCCGATGTTGAAATAAAGACTTATTGCAGCAATATGGAAGAAGCAAAACAGCTGATGAAAGAAAGGAAAGCTTATGGCTTAATATATGTTCCAAGTAATTTCAGTAAAGACATTGCACTGGGGAAACAGACAAAGGTGAGCATCTATTGTGATATGAGCGGATTACTTTACTACAAAGGTATTTTGCTTTCAGCCACAGCTGTATCCTTAGACATGAATAAGAATATCAAAATCAGTCGTGCCGGAAATACAACCAACCGACAAGATGAAATAACAGCACATCCAATTGATTACGATAATGTAGCTTTGTTTAATCCGCAAAATGGTTTTGCAGCTTTTCTTATTCCGGCCGTGCTTATTTTATTGATACAGCAAACTTTATTGTTAGGTATTGGACTTTCAGCTGGAACAGCACGCGAACATAACAGATTTAAGGACCTGGTGCCTATCAATCGTCATTATAACGGAACACTAAGAATTGTCATGGGCAAAGGCTTAAGCTACTTCATGGTTTATTCCATTATATCTGTTTATGTGCTTTGCGTAGTTCCACGTATTTTCAATCTGAATCAGATTGGACAGCCAGATGCTTTAACTCTGTTTATGTTACCCTATCTGGCCGCTTGCATATTCTTTGCCATGACTGCTTCTATTGCCATTCGTAACAGAGAAACCTGCATGCTTATTTTTGTATTTACGTCTGTTCCTTTATTGTTCATTTCTGGTATTTCATGGCCGGGAGCAGCTATTCCAACATTCTGGAAATATGTATCTTACATATTCCCTTCTACATTTGGAATCAATGGTTTTGTAAGAATCAACAATATGGGGGCATCATTAAATGAAATCTCAACAGAATATAAAGCCCTCTGGATACAGGCAGGAGTATATTTTCTTACCACTTGCTGGGTTTATCGCTGGCAGATTCTTAGAAGTCGTAAGCATGTATTAGATCGATACAAAGAAATGAAAGCCAAACAACAACTCTCATCCAGAGAAATCACAGACTAA
- a CDS encoding ABC transporter ATP-binding protein, protein MKEFFQILRRFVPPYKKFLILNILSNVLSAILNIFSFSLIIPILQILFKLSDQVYKFIPWDADMSTKKIALNNFYYYVTELIKTYGPSKTLLILGLFLSIMTFMKTGTYILTFATIIPIRTGVVRDIRGQFYKKLLNLPLSFYSEERKGDIMARMSGDVQEIETSIMSSLDMIFKNPILIIIYFGTLLAISWELTLFTIAVLPGMGWLMGTIGKKLKRKSLIAQGQWSDMMSQMEETLGGLRIIKAFNAEHKMDDRFNRCNNEYRHTISRVNTRQQMSGPMSEFLGTVLIVIVLWFGGTLILRNSSTIDAPSFIFYLVILYSLINPLKDFSKAAYSIPKGLASMQRVDKILQAESSMEISENPTPIKDLKDKIVYKDVSFKYESEYVLKHINLVIPKGKTIALVGQSGSGKSTLVDLLPRFYDVTEGEILIDGVNIKDTTLYDLRSVMGNVNQEAILFNDTFYHNIAFGVENATMEQVIEAAKIANAHEFIMASEKGYETNIGDRGGKLSGGQRQRISIARAILKNPPILILDEATSALDTESERMVQEALDNLMKNRTTIAIAHRLSTIKNADEICVLHEGEIVERGKHDELIELDGYYRRLCDMQGF, encoded by the coding sequence ATGAAAGAATTTTTCCAGATTTTAAGAAGGTTTGTACCTCCTTACAAAAAGTTTTTGATACTTAATATTCTATCTAATGTCCTTTCGGCAATACTTAATATCTTTTCCTTTTCTCTCATAATTCCGATTCTGCAAATCCTTTTCAAACTCAGCGATCAGGTTTATAAGTTCATTCCGTGGGATGCAGACATGAGCACTAAAAAGATTGCTTTAAATAACTTCTACTATTATGTAACCGAGTTAATTAAAACATACGGACCTAGTAAGACCTTGCTTATTCTGGGACTCTTTCTTTCTATTATGACATTTATGAAAACAGGTACCTATATACTAACTTTTGCAACGATTATCCCTATCAGAACAGGAGTTGTAAGAGATATACGTGGCCAGTTTTACAAAAAACTACTTAACCTGCCTCTCAGCTTCTATTCAGAAGAACGCAAAGGAGATATCATGGCAAGAATGAGCGGTGACGTACAGGAAATTGAAACCTCCATAATGAGTAGTCTTGATATGATATTTAAGAATCCTATTCTTATTATTATATATTTCGGAACATTACTTGCTATTAGCTGGGAGCTCACCTTGTTTACAATAGCCGTACTTCCAGGAATGGGATGGTTAATGGGAACAATAGGAAAAAAACTTAAAAGAAAATCACTTATTGCTCAAGGTCAATGGAGCGATATGATGTCGCAAATGGAAGAAACTTTAGGTGGACTTCGCATTATTAAAGCATTTAATGCAGAACACAAAATGGACGACCGCTTTAATCGCTGTAATAACGAATATCGACATACAATAAGCCGCGTAAATACCCGTCAGCAGATGTCGGGCCCAATGAGCGAATTCCTGGGCACAGTACTTATTGTAATTGTGTTGTGGTTTGGAGGAACATTGATTTTAAGAAATTCTTCAACCATTGATGCACCATCTTTTATTTTCTATCTGGTAATTCTTTACAGCCTTATTAACCCATTGAAAGATTTTTCGAAAGCAGCCTATTCTATACCAAAGGGACTTGCTTCCATGCAACGTGTGGACAAGATTCTTCAGGCAGAAAGTTCAATGGAAATTTCAGAGAATCCAACTCCTATCAAAGATCTAAAAGATAAGATTGTATACAAAGATGTTTCATTCAAATATGAATCAGAATATGTATTAAAGCATATTAATCTTGTTATTCCTAAAGGAAAAACAATAGCTCTTGTAGGACAATCCGGTTCTGGAAAATCTACTCTTGTTGATCTTCTGCCTCGCTTTTACGATGTTACAGAAGGAGAAATTCTTATTGATGGTGTGAATATAAAAGATACCACGCTGTATGACTTAAGAAGCGTTATGGGAAATGTAAACCAGGAAGCAATTTTGTTTAATGACACATTCTATCACAATATTGCTTTCGGAGTTGAAAATGCAACAATGGAGCAGGTTATTGAAGCTGCTAAGATTGCAAATGCACACGAGTTTATTATGGCAAGTGAAAAAGGCTATGAAACAAATATTGGCGACCGCGGAGGTAAACTATCAGGTGGACAACGTCAGCGAATCAGTATTGCACGCGCCATACTTAAAAACCCCCCGATCCTGATTCTGGACGAAGCTACTTCTGCGCTTGATACAGAATCTGAACGTATGGTACAAGAAGCACTTGATAATTTAATGAAGAATCGCACAACGATTGCCATCGCTCACCGTTTATCTACTATTAAGAATGCTGACGAAATCTGCGTTCTTCATGAAGGTGAAATTGTAGAACGTGGAAAACATGATGAGTTAATTGAACTCGATGGTTATTACAGACGCCTGTGTGATATGCAAGGATTCTGA
- a CDS encoding BlaI/MecI/CopY family transcriptional regulator, protein MDKLTNQEEEVMIYIWEIGPCYVKDIVTKFPEPYPPYTTIASIVKNLERKEYLSSKRYGNTYEYTPLIKETEYKKTFMSGVVRNYFENSYKEMVSFFAREHKISADELKEIINQIEKGKEEPTKT, encoded by the coding sequence ATGGATAAACTAACTAATCAGGAAGAAGAAGTAATGATCTACATTTGGGAGATAGGCCCATGCTATGTAAAAGACATTGTTACAAAGTTTCCCGAACCATATCCTCCTTATACAACTATTGCTTCAATAGTGAAGAATCTAGAGAGGAAAGAATATCTATCCTCAAAAAGATATGGAAACACTTATGAATACACTCCTCTTATTAAAGAAACTGAATACAAAAAAACATTTATGAGCGGAGTTGTTCGTAATTACTTTGAAAACTCATACAAGGAAATGGTTTCTTTCTTTGCACGCGAACATAAAATTTCGGCAGACGAATTGAAAGAAATCATTAATCAGATAGAGAAAGGAAAAGAAGAACCAACAAAAACGTAA
- a CDS encoding TonB family protein: MEPELAYYLKANIGIALFYAFYRLFFYKDTFFEWRRYAMLSFLVISTLYPLMNIQNWIKEQEPINLIATIYAQTILPGIEIKPDNGDKWTEIITNIVPYVYYSGVILLFTRFIVQLFSICILALRSKKTKINGITVRIPTKASAPFSFFRWIFISPGLHTEKEAKEILVHEETHVQQMHSIDVVLSEIITILCWINPFVWLLKREIRNNLEYMADDNVILSGHDTKSYQYHLLGLANQKAAANLYNSFNVLPLKNRITMMNKKRTKNIGKTKYAIFIPLAALLMLVSNIEAVARVTSKLTEDLDVSLTKNESAPETASYTPAPITHETDSAKPKKSNIFTAVEEMPQYPGGEQELLKYIVTNLKYPVEAQKAKEEGKVYVRFTVTENGDVEDPTIMRSVYPSLDNEAKRIISSMPKWTPGKQKGKNVSVYYVIPILFKLDGSPANLKRNPSEKNQVTVVGYGAKDNTSQETINEINSATPPLYILDGKEISGAEMKKLDPNSIESINVLKNKAATDIYGDKGANGVLLITLKNK; this comes from the coding sequence ATGGAACCGGAACTTGCATATTATCTTAAAGCAAATATTGGCATTGCTTTATTTTATGCTTTCTATCGTCTTTTCTTCTACAAGGATACATTCTTTGAGTGGAGAAGATATGCAATGCTCTCTTTTCTTGTAATTTCTACGCTTTATCCTTTGATGAATATACAAAACTGGATAAAGGAACAAGAACCTATAAACCTGATAGCAACTATTTACGCACAAACTATTCTACCTGGTATTGAGATCAAGCCTGACAATGGTGACAAGTGGACTGAAATAATCACTAACATAGTACCATACGTCTATTATTCAGGAGTAATATTACTATTTACACGTTTTATAGTCCAGTTATTCAGCATTTGTATACTGGCTTTACGCAGTAAGAAAACAAAGATCAACGGAATAACAGTGAGGATACCTACAAAAGCCTCAGCTCCTTTTTCATTTTTCCGCTGGATATTTATATCACCGGGATTGCATACGGAGAAAGAGGCTAAAGAAATTCTGGTACACGAAGAAACACATGTACAACAAATGCATTCCATCGATGTAGTTCTCAGTGAAATTATAACCATCTTATGCTGGATAAACCCATTTGTATGGTTACTAAAAAGAGAGATTCGTAACAATCTTGAGTACATGGCGGATGATAATGTAATTCTATCCGGACACGATACAAAGAGTTACCAATACCATTTATTAGGATTGGCAAATCAAAAGGCTGCAGCAAATTTATATAATAGTTTTAATGTATTACCTCTTAAAAACAGAATTACCATGATGAATAAAAAAAGAACAAAGAATATCGGTAAAACAAAGTATGCGATATTCATTCCTCTAGCAGCCTTACTAATGTTGGTAAGCAACATTGAAGCTGTTGCCAGAGTAACAAGTAAATTAACAGAAGATCTTGATGTTTCATTGACTAAAAATGAATCAGCACCTGAGACTGCATCTTACACACCAGCCCCTATAACGCATGAAACCGACTCTGCAAAGCCTAAAAAAAGCAATATTTTCACAGCAGTAGAAGAAATGCCTCAATATCCAGGTGGCGAACAAGAATTATTAAAATATATTGTAACTAATCTAAAATATCCTGTTGAAGCACAAAAAGCAAAAGAAGAGGGAAAAGTATATGTACGTTTTACCGTAACAGAAAATGGCGATGTTGAAGACCCAACTATAATGCGAAGTGTATATCCTTCATTAGATAATGAAGCCAAAAGAATAATCAGTTCTATGCCAAAGTGGACTCCGGGAAAACAAAAAGGAAAAAATGTTAGCGTGTATTATGTTATACCTATTCTATTCAAGCTAGACGGTTCTCCTGCCAATTTAAAGAGAAACCCTTCCGAAAAGAATCAAGTTACAGTAGTTGGCTATGGAGCTAAAGACAATACATCTCAAGAAACAATAAACGAAATAAATAGTGCCACTCCTCCACTTTACATTTTGGATGGTAAGGAAATATCTGGTGCAGAAATGAAGAAGTTAGATCCTAATAGTATTGAATCGATTAATGTTTTAAAAAATAAGGCTGCTACTGATATATACGGGGATAAAGGCGCAAATGGCGTTCTTTTGATTACTCTAAAAAATAAGTAA
- a CDS encoding tetratricopeptide repeat protein, which translates to MKNQKLTFFLIAYSIFIFNANAQKVSIQQAIQQSNYPLAIQLIDKEKPTFDLEMQKVTCLKMMNNFSSAIPLLESISSRYSPNVYCLRELADCYQQVEDFNKSEICLQNALGLSPDNSVLLRLLGQNYEQEGKKDSAIIYYKKTIEKNPADFVTAQKLAKLYLKKDQLEDVISLTDLYLKQDSLNVQMNKLSGAAYCLSHRYSKAIEQLQKIEAADSTYDTNYFLGMSHYGNNNYFNAIKYLKKVYLKDSINLSNIYYLGNAYAESFNSPKAIEYLKKGIAIAQKVDSVLYNYNMTLSTAYHTQKKYKEEITALTEAYKRMPTHSLLLYKIGSIYDIVLKDEQNTKYYLELFISKIQQGIKDKYEKTGKDVDQMYLLSAKRRLDELKEKKLSQKNK; encoded by the coding sequence ATGAAAAATCAAAAGTTGACATTCTTTCTGATAGCATATAGCATTTTTATATTCAATGCTAATGCACAAAAGGTTTCAATACAGCAAGCTATACAACAATCTAATTATCCGTTGGCGATACAACTGATTGATAAAGAAAAGCCAACCTTTGATTTAGAGATGCAAAAGGTTACGTGCCTGAAAATGATGAATAACTTTTCGAGCGCAATACCTTTGCTGGAAAGTATATCTTCCAGATATTCACCCAATGTATATTGCTTAAGAGAACTGGCCGATTGCTATCAACAAGTTGAAGATTTCAATAAATCAGAGATTTGTCTTCAAAACGCATTAGGCCTATCTCCTGATAATTCTGTATTACTGCGGTTATTAGGACAGAACTACGAACAGGAAGGCAAAAAAGATTCTGCCATTATTTATTATAAAAAGACAATTGAAAAAAATCCGGCCGATTTTGTAACTGCCCAAAAGCTGGCAAAACTATATCTGAAAAAAGATCAGTTGGAAGATGTTATCAGTTTAACAGATCTATATCTTAAACAAGATTCACTCAATGTTCAAATGAATAAGCTTAGTGGGGCTGCTTATTGTCTTTCGCACCGATATTCAAAAGCCATTGAGCAATTACAGAAAATAGAAGCGGCTGACAGTACTTACGACACAAATTATTTCCTGGGAATGAGTCACTACGGAAATAATAATTATTTCAATGCCATTAAATACCTCAAGAAGGTATATCTAAAAGACAGTATCAACCTCAGTAATATTTACTATTTAGGGAATGCTTATGCGGAAAGCTTCAATTCTCCAAAAGCGATAGAGTACTTAAAAAAAGGTATTGCCATTGCACAGAAGGTAGACTCTGTACTTTATAATTATAATATGACTCTTTCAACAGCCTATCATACTCAGAAAAAATATAAAGAAGAGATAACTGCTTTAACAGAGGCTTACAAGCGTATGCCCACTCATTCGCTTTTACTCTACAAGATTGGCTCAATATACGACATTGTGCTGAAAGACGAGCAGAACACGAAATATTATCTGGAATTATTTATAAGTAAGATTCAGCAAGGGATAAAAGACAAATACGAGAAAACAGGAAAAGACGTCGATCAAATGTATCTCTTATCTGCAAAAAGAAGGCTGGATGAGCTTAAAGAAAAGAAACTATCCCAAAAGAATAAATAA
- a CDS encoding IS3 family transposase has product MGDLCALFGASKQAYYKHEDENIERLAIPRFIIEFVRDVREEDPGIGGEKLWVMYSQYFGKRYRIGRDAFLKVLKRYNLMLKAPRKSCRTTDSTHDLPTYPNLIKDFAINRSDQVWVSDITYIRLREDDFCFLSLVTDAYDHEIVGAYVGPTLATVHTIEALKQACRKRNIQNTEGLTHHSDRGVQYASYMYVNELKQKRIRISMTENGDPKENAIAERVNGILKKEFLNQYSFETIELVRQAVQQAVTFYNTKRPHRSLDMLTPQQAFGKTGMIKKRWTSYKDKYREACPQ; this is encoded by the coding sequence GTGGGTGATCTTTGCGCGCTGTTTGGTGCGTCTAAGCAAGCTTATTACAAACACGAAGATGAGAATATCGAACGCCTTGCCATCCCTCGTTTTATTATCGAGTTCGTAAGAGATGTTCGAGAGGAGGATCCCGGTATCGGCGGCGAAAAGCTATGGGTGATGTATAGTCAATACTTCGGCAAACGTTATAGAATAGGTCGTGATGCTTTTTTAAAAGTGCTCAAGCGGTACAACTTGATGCTCAAGGCACCCAGAAAAAGTTGTCGTACTACGGACTCCACCCACGACTTGCCGACCTACCCCAATCTAATTAAGGATTTTGCTATCAACCGTTCTGACCAAGTCTGGGTTAGCGATATTACCTATATCCGCTTGCGGGAAGACGATTTCTGTTTTCTCTCTTTGGTGACAGATGCGTACGACCATGAAATTGTAGGCGCTTACGTCGGCCCTACACTGGCCACTGTCCATACCATAGAAGCCCTTAAACAGGCTTGCAGGAAGAGAAACATTCAAAACACAGAAGGGCTGACTCACCATTCGGATCGAGGGGTGCAGTATGCCAGCTACATGTACGTAAATGAATTGAAACAAAAAAGAATAAGGATCAGTATGACGGAAAATGGAGACCCTAAAGAAAATGCAATAGCTGAAAGAGTAAATGGGATTCTCAAAAAGGAATTCCTTAACCAATATTCCTTTGAAACAATCGAATTGGTTAGACAAGCAGTGCAGCAGGCTGTCACATTCTACAATACCAAACGCCCCCATAGGAGTTTGGATATGCTTACTCCACAACAGGCTTTTGGGAAGACCGGAATGATCAAGAAACGATGGACAAGTTATAAAGATAAATACAGAGAAGCTTGCCCGCAATAA
- a CDS encoding transposase gives MSQSEKSRRHFDDAFKMSVVEEAIQGTQSKYSLCKKYSIASTSTLRSWIRIFAPEYELNDVSMKKIPVSENEEILALRRALQEKELCLKREKMRADFLDEMINVAEEKFQLPIRKKAGTKR, from the coding sequence ATGAGTCAATCAGAGAAAAGTCGTCGTCATTTCGATGACGCATTTAAAATGTCGGTGGTCGAAGAGGCCATCCAGGGTACACAGAGCAAGTATTCTTTGTGTAAGAAATATTCCATCGCCAGTACTAGCACATTACGGAGTTGGATTCGTATATTTGCACCCGAATATGAATTGAATGATGTTTCCATGAAAAAGATCCCCGTTAGTGAAAACGAAGAAATCCTAGCCCTGCGTCGTGCGCTTCAAGAAAAAGAATTGTGCTTGAAACGTGAAAAGATGCGTGCTGATTTCTTAGATGAAATGATCAATGTTGCAGAAGAAAAGTTCCAGCTTCCCATCCGAAAAAAAGCTGGCACCAAACGGTAA